The following coding sequences are from one Halomicrobium zhouii window:
- a CDS encoding GNAT family N-acetyltransferase produces MPEETGDHEVVVEPELEDAILDVFDESTEAALSTRTVTEAVDEEEAVVSAHLDSLAERGELEKVELGDEYVGWERPIETFVGHAHEGSYRITDRKTGLVTRAGDRTAALRNLADRIELLEDGSHIGAQILGISEASLGPGYFESVEDVLESYVRPDDRHIYVYVEDDGVDEIETAAQLTREQTILGFTVTAVFDQASFSDVMVVSAERAMADSDLEPEHFPVGVFKATAVHPEHQQEGIGTALASHGLAYLAETPPVLTVLWLRDDGATKSLAAKFGGEELARFEDVDLSGRQCPQCGFDSDCSCTFALYSWGLDEVED; encoded by the coding sequence ATGCCTGAGGAAACAGGCGACCATGAGGTGGTGGTGGAACCGGAACTCGAGGACGCCATCCTCGACGTGTTCGACGAGAGCACCGAGGCGGCCCTGAGCACCCGGACGGTGACCGAAGCCGTCGACGAGGAGGAGGCGGTCGTGAGCGCACATCTCGACAGTCTCGCAGAGCGTGGAGAGCTGGAGAAAGTGGAACTCGGAGACGAGTACGTCGGCTGGGAACGCCCAATCGAGACGTTCGTCGGCCACGCCCACGAGGGGTCCTACCGGATAACAGACCGAAAGACCGGCCTCGTCACCAGAGCGGGCGACAGGACGGCGGCACTCCGGAATCTCGCCGACAGGATCGAGTTACTGGAGGACGGGTCCCACATCGGCGCCCAGATACTGGGCATCAGCGAGGCGTCGCTCGGACCAGGATACTTCGAATCCGTCGAGGACGTCCTCGAATCGTACGTCCGGCCCGACGACCGTCACATCTACGTCTACGTCGAGGACGACGGCGTCGACGAAATCGAGACAGCCGCGCAGCTGACCAGGGAGCAGACGATTCTGGGGTTCACGGTCACGGCCGTCTTCGACCAGGCGTCGTTCTCCGACGTGATGGTCGTCTCGGCCGAGCGGGCGATGGCCGACTCCGACCTGGAGCCCGAACACTTCCCCGTCGGCGTCTTCAAAGCGACGGCCGTCCACCCCGAACACCAGCAGGAAGGGATCGGGACGGCGCTCGCGAGCCACGGCCTGGCGTACCTGGCGGAGACGCCACCGGTGTTGACGGTCCTGTGGCTCCGTGACGACGGGGCGACGAAGAGTCTCGCTGCGAAGTTCGGCGGGGAAGAACTCGCCAGGTTCGAGGACGTGGACCTGTCGGGCCGACAGTGCCCCCAGTGTGGGTTCGACTCCGACTGTTCGTGCACCTTCGCGCTGTACTCCTGGGGACTGGACGAGGTAGAGGACTAG
- the ppc gene encoding phosphoenolpyruvate carboxylase codes for MTLHAREINQDVRELGELLGDVLESQSSTSAFETVEQLRTDSIAYRRGDAETRDAVRETIAELDPERRDVVARAFTTYFELINLAEERQRVRQIRQGSQDGTLDDSVEQAVENLSNRGADPETVEAVLDDVLIQPTFTAHPTEARRKTVKAKLRAVASDLETLDEVRLTDDEQRHVERDLAAEVTSLWQTPQVRDRRPEVTDEALNVQWYIENVLFDVIDDVYEALESALADEYDPDAVDVSKLYEFRSWAGSDRDGNPYVTPEVTEETLERQREVVLPLYRDRLKALSGVLSQDASNIETSGAFDERLEDHKQRLAGVAVEAEERYPDEPYRQKLKLMRESVLRVADVRSGGYENADALLADLRILADDLRRNDADVIAEAHVDPLIRKVDTFGFTLASLDLRDHRQKHTDAIDEALEPEGIDYKAKDEAGRVELLTDAILQDEPIVDVDDTDELSDEAARVVRLFRKAAEWQKEFGVNAIDTYCISWCEEPSHVLEVLFLADQAGIVDLPGYCGFDVVPLLESKYALDGARRIMGTLFENEAYEQALEARGGVQEIMLGYSDSNKENGFLAANWSLYRNQKRLAAITDDFDVDMRLFHGRGGSISRGGGPMNDAMLALPNESVSGQIKFTEQGESIAEKYANPNIAERNLEQMLDAQMRARFNAMEEPVEEVPAEWETAMETAAEAARLEYRSLLETDGFVDFFEQATPITVIENLNMGSRPASRSGDRSVEDLRAIPWVFSWTQARCIIPGWYGVATGVQAYLDDGGEMETLREMYREWPFFRTKLDNATLALARTDFDIADQYADLADDELRERIFSRIEAEYDHTVDLVTTITEREELLDREWLRENLERRNPYVDPLNLLQVRLLQQSHLTESEQRTLRLTVQGVAAGMKNTG; via the coding sequence ATGACTTTGCACGCCAGAGAGATCAACCAGGACGTCCGAGAACTCGGCGAACTCCTGGGTGACGTGCTCGAATCCCAGTCGTCGACGAGCGCGTTCGAGACTGTTGAACAGCTACGGACCGATTCCATCGCGTACCGACGGGGGGACGCCGAGACGCGCGACGCCGTTCGGGAGACGATAGCGGAACTCGACCCGGAGAGACGAGACGTCGTCGCGCGCGCGTTCACGACGTACTTCGAACTCATCAATCTCGCCGAAGAGCGCCAGCGCGTGCGCCAGATCCGTCAGGGGAGTCAGGACGGCACGCTCGACGACAGCGTCGAACAGGCCGTCGAGAACCTGTCGAACCGCGGGGCCGACCCGGAGACGGTCGAGGCAGTCCTCGACGACGTCCTCATCCAGCCCACCTTCACGGCCCACCCGACGGAGGCCCGCCGCAAGACGGTGAAGGCGAAGCTCCGGGCCGTCGCGAGCGACCTGGAGACGCTGGACGAGGTCCGGCTCACCGACGACGAGCAGCGCCACGTCGAGCGCGACCTGGCCGCGGAGGTGACGAGCCTCTGGCAAACGCCGCAGGTGCGTGATCGACGTCCCGAGGTGACCGACGAGGCGCTCAACGTCCAGTGGTACATCGAGAACGTCCTCTTCGACGTCATCGACGACGTGTACGAGGCGCTCGAATCGGCCCTCGCCGACGAGTACGACCCGGACGCGGTCGACGTGTCCAAGCTCTACGAGTTCCGGTCGTGGGCCGGGTCGGACCGCGACGGCAACCCCTACGTAACCCCGGAGGTCACCGAAGAGACCCTGGAACGCCAGCGCGAGGTCGTCCTGCCGCTGTACCGCGACCGGCTCAAGGCGCTCTCAGGCGTGTTGAGCCAGGACGCGAGCAACATCGAGACGAGCGGAGCGTTCGACGAGCGCCTCGAAGACCACAAGCAACGACTGGCCGGCGTCGCTGTCGAGGCCGAGGAGCGCTACCCGGACGAGCCGTATCGCCAGAAACTCAAGCTGATGCGCGAGTCCGTCCTCCGCGTCGCGGACGTCCGTTCCGGTGGGTACGAGAACGCCGACGCGCTACTCGCGGACCTGCGGATCCTCGCAGACGACCTCCGGCGGAACGACGCCGACGTGATCGCCGAAGCCCACGTCGACCCACTGATCCGCAAAGTCGACACGTTCGGGTTCACGCTCGCGAGCCTCGACCTGCGCGACCACCGCCAGAAGCACACCGACGCCATCGACGAGGCGCTCGAACCCGAAGGCATCGACTACAAGGCGAAAGACGAGGCGGGACGGGTCGAACTCCTCACCGACGCCATCCTGCAGGACGAACCCATCGTCGACGTGGACGACACCGACGAACTCTCGGACGAAGCCGCTCGCGTCGTTCGCCTCTTCCGGAAGGCCGCCGAGTGGCAGAAGGAATTCGGTGTCAACGCCATCGACACCTACTGCATCAGCTGGTGCGAGGAACCGTCCCACGTCCTCGAGGTGCTGTTCCTGGCCGACCAGGCCGGGATCGTCGACCTGCCGGGCTACTGCGGCTTCGACGTCGTTCCGTTGCTGGAGTCGAAGTACGCCCTGGACGGCGCCCGGCGCATCATGGGGACCCTGTTCGAGAACGAGGCCTACGAGCAGGCACTGGAAGCGCGCGGCGGCGTCCAGGAGATCATGCTCGGCTACTCCGACTCGAACAAGGAGAACGGCTTTCTGGCGGCCAACTGGAGCCTCTACCGCAACCAGAAGCGCCTGGCAGCGATCACCGACGACTTCGACGTCGACATGCGGCTGTTCCACGGCCGTGGTGGCTCTATCTCGCGGGGCGGCGGGCCGATGAACGACGCCATGCTGGCGCTACCGAACGAGTCGGTGTCGGGCCAGATCAAGTTCACCGAGCAGGGCGAGTCCATCGCCGAGAAGTACGCCAATCCGAACATCGCCGAGCGCAACCTCGAACAGATGCTCGACGCCCAGATGCGGGCGCGGTTCAACGCGATGGAAGAGCCGGTCGAGGAGGTGCCGGCGGAGTGGGAGACGGCGATGGAGACGGCCGCCGAGGCAGCCCGGCTGGAGTACCGGTCACTCCTGGAGACCGACGGCTTCGTCGACTTCTTCGAACAGGCGACGCCCATCACCGTCATCGAGAACCTCAACATGGGGTCGCGGCCGGCCTCGCGCAGTGGAGACCGGAGCGTCGAGGACCTCCGTGCCATTCCGTGGGTGTTCTCGTGGACACAGGCCCGCTGTATCATCCCCGGCTGGTACGGCGTCGCGACCGGCGTCCAGGCGTACCTGGACGACGGTGGTGAGATGGAGACGCTCCGGGAGATGTACCGGGAGTGGCCCTTCTTCCGGACGAAACTCGACAACGCGACGCTCGCGCTCGCCCGGACCGATTTCGACATTGCCGACCAGTACGCGGACCTGGCCGACGACGAGTTGCGCGAACGAATCTTCTCGCGCATCGAAGCCGAGTACGACCACACCGTCGACCTCGTGACGACCATCACGGAACGCGAGGAACTGCTCGACCGGGAGTGGCTCCGGGAGAACCTCGAACGACGGAACCCGTACGTCGACCCGCTCAACCTCCTCCAGGTCCGTCTGCTACAGCAATCTCACCTCACCGAGTCCGAGCAGCGGACGCTCCGGTTGACGGTCCAGGGCGTCGCAGCCGGGATGAAGAACACCGGCTAA